In one Rhopalosiphum padi isolate XX-2018 chromosome 3, ASM2088224v1, whole genome shotgun sequence genomic region, the following are encoded:
- the LOC132925133 gene encoding 52 kDa repressor of the inhibitor of the protein kinase-like — protein sequence MSAKRNFVLKSVLNGKPHLKSLCETKWTDRHDSIAIFKSSMSDIIEALTNISEWNELDSSSKAKTLLTAMCTCEFIISINALSNILCVTAPISRILQGIDNDILAAFECIQNVVTILENMPTNCDTVFKQIFEESCLLMKDFEIEVKTPRLSKRQTQRSNHPSETTEDFYRVSLFIPLVENVLKDLKSRFLSKQNQTVTILSQLIPKFIVDVNDEKIDSIVSIMKNGYRFDDDLLELLEESQLKSEIQLLKEKWKSIKNEGGDVIKYALTAIDQCNGILYPNIKTILYIIACLPTTVASAERSFSTLRRLKTWLRSNMGQDRLVGLALLNIHRNRDIQIDEVIDMFAATKKKKY from the exons atgtctGCAAAAAGAAACTTTGTTCTAAAATCAGTTTTAAATGGAAAACCTCACTTAAAAAGTCTATGTGAAACGAAATGGACGGACCGCCATGACAGCAtagcaatttttaaatcttcaatGTCTGACATAATAGAAGCCCTGACTAATATATCAGAATGGAATGAATTAGATTCATCATCTAAAGCTAAAACTCTTTTAACAGCTATGTGTACAtgtgaatttataatttcaattaatgcCTTATCTAACATATTATGTGTAACAGCTCCTATAAGCAGAATACTTCAAGGCattgataatgatatattaGCTGCATTTGAATGTATTCAAAATGTAGTAACTATTTTGGAAAATATGCCTACAAATTGTGATACAGTATTTAAGCAAATATTTGAAGAGAGCTGTTTATTAATGAAAGACTTTGAAATTGAAGTAAAAACTCCAAGGTTATCTAAACGTCAAACTCAACGTTCTAATCACCCATCTGAAACTACAGAAGATTTTTATAGGGTGTCTCTATTTATACCATTGGTGGAAAATGTGTTAAAAGATTTAAAGTCACGGTTTTTAAGTAAACAAAACCAGACAGTAACAATTTTGAGTCAACTTATACCAAAATTTATTGTAGATGTAAATGATGAAAAGATTGACTCAATAGTATCAATAATGAAAAATGGTTATAGATTTGATGATGACTTATTAGAACTATTGGAAGAATCACAATTAAAATCAGAAATACAACTATTGAAAGAAAAGtggaaatcaataaaaaatgaag GTGgagatgtaataaaatatgcattaacagCTATTGACCAATGTAATGGTATACTGTAcccaaatattaaaacaattttgtatataattgcaTGCTTGCCTACTACTGTTGCCTCTGCTGAGCGTAGTTTTTCGACACTAAGAAG GTTAAAAACTTGGTTGAGGTCAAACATGGGGCAAGATCGCTTAGTTGGATTGGCTTTACTAAATATACACAGGAACAGAGACATACAAATAGATGAAGTTATTGATATGTTTGctgccacaaaaaaaaaaaaatattga